A segment of the Candidatus Izimaplasma bacterium HR1 genome:
ATAAGTATATATTTTTAGGTCTTTAGTTGCAAGGGTTATCAACTATATTATAATAAGTTTGTTTGACTATAAGGCTCTAGAAGCATATAATATATATTGGAATAACTATTAATTTGAAATGAGTGAACAGCTATGAAAAAAACATGGTATTTATTACTGACAATTCTATTAACTTTAACATTAATGATTGCACCTGTCAAAGTGCAAAGTGCTTCTAAAGAAGTTGTTTATTTTAAAGAGAGAACTTGTCTTGTTTGTATAGATTTGGAAGAAACAGGATATATTCAGCAAATGATTGATTCAGGAATCAATGTAACAATATATGATTTAATGTCAGATGATAAAATTGATGAATATAGTTACACTGACAATGATGATAATTTAGTTGAGGTAACAGCTCTTGATGTTTTTGCAGCATTTAATGAAGAGTATGAACGTGAAGCTGGTGGGGTTCCTGTAATTTTTGTAAGTGATACTTATTTTGAAGATCCAGATATTAAAGGAGCAATCGATGATAATTCAATATTTGATTTAAGTGATAATCCTTTGCTTGAAGTAACTGTTGAAGAAGGTCAAGCATTTGGTGATTTATCTGGTATAGTTGGATTTTTTATCGTTTTAGGTGCTGGTTTGCTAGATGGATTTAATCCTTGTGCTATCGCATTATTATTGTTATTTATCGGTTTATTAGTTGGCGCTAAAGATAAAAAAGTATTATTGATGGTTAGTATTACTTATATAGGTGCATTGTTTTTATCATACTTCTTAATTGGGACATTCTTCCTTGAAGTATTAGAAAGATACACTACACAAATAGAACTTATTGGTACAATTATAAACTGGTTTGTTATCATACTTTGTTTTGTTTTATTCTCTCTTAACTTTTATGATTTCATTCAAGCAAGAAATGAAAAATACGGTAAAATCAAAAATCAATTACCTAAATTTGTTCAAAAATATAATAAAAAAATCGTAAAAGCATTTACTAGAGTTATTAATAATGAAGATAGTAAAGGCGGTTTAATTGGTGTCCTTGGAATAACATTCTTACTCGGAATCACTTTAAGTGTTACTGAACTAGTATGTACAGGACAAATATATTTCGGTATTCTATATGGTATCCACAGTGTTGGTAGTGGCTATGCTTATATCTTATTATTATTTTACAATATTATGTTTGTTTTACCTTTAATCATAATTGCGGTAGTCGCAATTAGATTAAAAAGTGTTGTTACAATCAGTAACTGGATTAGAGAACATCTATCAATTATAAAATTAGTTACAGCAATCTTCTTCTTAGGAATCTTCATCTTTTTCCTAATAAGACTATTCTAAAGGAGTGAATTAATTTGAAACAGCATATTTTAATTACAAAGAATGGTAAAACTCTTTATGAAGGACGTATCAGTGATATTCCTATCAAAGAAGAGTATCTTATTAAGAAGAGTGTTGATCTTTTCGATGATGACGATCCATGTATCATCCATCAATCATATGTCATCAAAGAATATGTTGATGAAGTTTTGAAAATTTTCAAGGCTATCAACAATAAACAACTGTCCGTTAAAGAACATTTAAACGAGCTATCTTTTTTGGATTTTATGGAGTTAGAAAAACTAGTTATAAGTCTTAAGGAGTGAAGTATATGGAAGTATATTTAGATAACGCTTCTACTACTGGAGTCAGTAAAGAAGTTTACACTGCAATGAAGCCATATTTAAAAAGCGAATTTGGCAACCCTTCAAGTCTTCATTCAAAAGGGATAAAAGTTCGTAAAATTATCAATGGAGCTCATAAACAAGTAGCATCATTACTAAACTGTAATAAGAATGAAATATACTTTACAAGTTGTGGAACAGAATCAATTAACTGGGCTTTAAAAGGTTTAGCTTTTGGAAATAAGACCAAAGGCGAAATCATCACGACAAAAATTGAACATCATGCGACATTGCATACCGTTGAATTTTTAGAAGAACTTGGCTATATAATTCACTATTTAGATGTTGATAAACAAGGTTTTATTAACTTAGATCAACTAAGAAGTTTAGTAAATGACAATACACTTGTTGTTAGTATTATTCTAGCTAACAATGAAATTGGAACAATTCAAAATATAACAGAAATCTCTGAAATTTGTGAAGAGGCAAGAACATATTTACACCTTGATGCAGTACAAGCTTTAACACATATACCGATTAATCTTAAAGAGTTAAAAGTTGATTTAATGAGTATCTCTGGTCATAAATTTCACGCCCCAAAAGGTGTTGGAATTCTCTACGTTAAAGAGGGAACACATATCACCAATCTAATTCATGGTGGTCAGCAAGAAAATAGCCTTCGAAGTGGTACCGAAAATGTTCCCTATATAATTGGTATTGCAAAAGCTTTAGAAGTTGGAATTGATAAATATAAAGAATACGAAGAAAGACTTAATAAATATACAAAATATTTCTTAAGTGAATTGGACAAGGCTAACGTCAATTATATTCTAAATGGTCCAAAAATTGGTAGGCATAGATTACCAGGAAATTTAAATCTTTCTTTCAAAGAGTTTGATGGTAGTGATATTACATACTATCTAAATAAGGCAAACATTTATGTTTCCACAGGTAGTGCCTGTGATAGTACTTCAATTGAACCATCGCATGTCTTAAAAGCTATTTGTGTTCCAAATGATTATATTAATGCTTCAATTAGATTTAGCATTGGAGAATATACTACAAAAGAAGAAGTAAATTATTGTGTAAGTACCCTAATAGGAATCTTAAATGACTTAAAATAAAAAGACAGCTGAGCTGTCTTTTTTTATATTTCTCGATATTTTCCTATTTCTAAATCACCTAACGAAATATCACCGTAAGCAACTCTTTTTAAGTATATTACTTCTCTTCTAAAGTGTTCTACCATTCTTTTTACTTGATGGTATTTACCTTCTTTAATTGAGATGTAAAATTCAAAATCATTTATTTTCTCAATAAATGGTTTTGATGGTGTATATGGATTATTCTTTCCATCAAGAATTTCAAATTCCTTTAATAGTGAATCAGGATTGAACTTTTGATCTGTCCTAACTAAATATGTTTTATAGATATTCTTATTAGGAGAAATAAGATCATGGAGTAAATCACCATTGTCTGTTAATAAGAGTAACCCTTCTGTATCGATATCAAGTCGCCCTGCGATATTTAGTTTTAACCTTGTATAAGGTTCTTCTAAAAGATCGAAAACTGTTTCGTGAAGACCATCTTTGTTAGCTGAAACATATCCTTGAGGCTTATGGAGCATCAAGAGGATGTTTTCTTTATAAATAACTTCTTCACCAAAAATAGTTATTTTATCATTTACCGGATCAATATTGATAGAGGAATCCTTAATTACTTCATCATTAACAGTTACTTGTTTATTCTTACATACTGCTTTCATTTCTTTTCTTGAACCATATTTCATATTAACTAATAATTTATCTAATCTCATCTAATCATCCTATTCTAAAAAGATGTGTTCTTCCATCTTTTTCTATATTTACTCAACTTCAAAATTGTGTGTATATACAATGTCGCCTTCTATTTCAAATACTATTTCATATGAACCAACAGTCCAGTTATTATCGACACTAAAATAACCAACTTGTTCATCGTAAATAATTGTTGTATTCATTGATTCAATTAAAACATCATTAAATGTAACATCATAAACATACACATTAACTGTTTCATACAATATATCCCTTGCTGAATAGCTAATATAAATAACACCATCACTTGCAATAATGTAATCCAAAGGTTCATCTGGATAATAAGTTGTTTCGTTAACTTCATTACCGATTGCTACATCATAAATAGGACCACTATTAGCAAAGAATAAAAAGTAAACAAAGGCAACAATTCCAACAAGAACCAATAGTCCTGCAATTTTTCCTACTTGGCTTTTCCCTTGTCGTGGTTTACCATACTGCACTCCACCTGAGGCATGAGCTTCAAATTTTCTACCGTAAACATTAGAAGGTCTATCATCATCTACCATACCTTCTTGAACTGATTGGTTATAGTTGTATTCTTTTTGTTCTTCTTGAACGGGTTCATCATAGTAATCACTAAAAGGGTCTTCTTTTACAGATTCTACTTCTATTGCTGAACCACAACTTGTACAAAATTTAGCATTTTCACTATTTTGTGCACCACAATTTTTACAATACATAATTTCACCTCATTTTTCCCTATCTGTCTTAATTATATCATAGTCCAAAAAAGAAAAGACAAGTTTCTTCTAACTTGTCTTTTGTTGATATTTTTTTATCGTCTTATAAATTGAATAACCTGATACTTTCTCAAAATCATGATCAATCTTTTTTTCCATTTGAATCGAGTTAACAATCTTTCTGTATTCTCGATGCTTAGTACTTAATACTATCGGGTTAACTTGTTTTTCGTTTGCATCTTCAATTAATGAAAGAAATTCAATAATAACTGAAACTTCTTCAGCTGTGAATAAGTCATAATCTATTGGATATGTATACATTATTACTCATCTAAGTTTGAAGAATCACCAAAGCAAATACCAATCGCTTTAGCAGCTTGAACATATTGTCCTTCTGGATCAACTGTTTTACCACCACCACGTGATGTTTCTCCTACTTCTCCTGAACCTACAACTTCTTCTAATGGAACTGAAGTAATTTTTCTTCCGCGAAGTTGTACCATTCTTCCACTTCCACCACTCATTAGTAAATCAACAGCGTTAACTCCAAATAGTAATCCCAAAGCTCTATCAAATTGTGATGTAACTCCACCACGCTGAATATATGCTAAGTTAGTATGACGTACTTCGTGTTCAGGAACTAGTTCTTGTAATTGATCAGTAATTACTTGTCCTATTCCTCCTAAACGGATTGAATCGGCACTATCTTTAATAATTTCACGAATATGTTGTTTACCATCTTTAGGTTTAGCACCTTCAGATACAACAACAATACTGAAATTACGACCAAATGCATCTCTTTGTCTAATTTTTTCAACAACACTTGTTAAATCATAAGGTATTTCGGGGATTAATATAACATCAGCGCTACCAGCTAATCCACCTTCAAGTGCTAACCATCCACTATTACGACCCATAACTTCTACAACCATTACTCTATCGTGCGAGAATGCTGTTGTATGGATTTTATCGAGTGCATCAGTAATAGTTTCTAATGATGTATTATAACCGAATGTAACATCAGTTGATGGTAAATCATTATCAATTGTTTTTGGAACTCCGATTACTGGAATACCTTTTCTTGAGAAATCACGAGCACTAGTTAAAGTACCGTCTCCTCCAATTACGATTAAAGCATCAACACCTAAATATTTCAAGTTTTTAACTGCTTCATCTGAAACATCTTTATAAATAACACTACCGTCAGGTTGTTCAAAAGGTAAATTAAATAAGTTATCTTTATTTGAAGATTTTAAAATAGTTCCACCTTCGTGCATAATCCCTGAAACACTTCTTAACCCTAAAGGACGATAATCGTTTTTGTATAATCCAGAATATCCTCTAGTAAAACCAACAACTTCAAGTCCATACTTGTTAACTGCTGCTTTAGTGATTCCGTTGATTACTGCGTTAAGACCACTACAGTCCCCACCACCGGTAATGATACCGATCTTTCTAATTTTTTTATTCACTATATTGCCTCCTAAATGAAAATCATTTTAATTATACTTAAAATATCACTGAGAGTAAACAAAAATACAAAAGTGAAAACCTTTTCATTGAGAATTTGTTCAATATGCACATAATCAAGAAAAAATATAGTTTACTTTTGTTTAAGTTCTATAACTTTTTTGTTATAATATCTAGCGAGGTGGTAATTATGTTACTGATGAAAGATGTAATAAGAGAAGGTCATCCAACTTTAGCTAAACGAAGTAGTTTAGTTGATATCCCTTTAGATGACGAAACAAAGCAAACATTAAAAGATATGATGGAATTTTTAGAGAATTCACAAGATGATAAAAAAAGTGAAGAATTAGGTTTAAGACCCGGAGTTGGTCTTGCTGCACCTCAAATAAATATTCCAAAACAAATGATTGCGGTTATGACAACAGATGAAACTGGTGAAAAATTTTATAAGTTGTTATTAGTTAACCCTAAAATAGTTTCTCATAGTGAAGCAAAAACATATATCCCTGGTGGTGAAGGATGTTTAAGTGTTGATAGAGAAGTCGAAGGCGTTGTTCCTAGACATAAGAAGATTAGAGTAAGAGCTCATCATTATTTACCTGAGACTGATGAACTAAGAAAAATTGAATTACGTGTAAGTAATTACGTTGGTGTTGTTCTACAGCATGAAATAGATCATTTAAATGGTATTTTGTTTACAGATAAAATTGTCCCTGATTTAAATGATATTGAACCCATAGTGTTCCCATTGGAAGAATTAGAAGAATAAAACCAAGAGTAAACAAAAAGACTTCAAACGAAGTCTTTTTTTTATTATTTTATTAATATTTTTATAAAATTATTAAACTAAATGCTACACCAAGAATACCTAAGATAGCTAAAATTGCTAATGCTTTTTTAGGCATTTTACCACCATTTGTCATTGCCTTACCAAACATACCAAATACTAATGGATGAATCAAGAATGGCATTGCAAAGATAAATGAAATCAAGCCTACAGAACTAAAGCTTGTGTTAACAGTTTCAAACATTCCGCCCTGTATAGCTGCGAATAATCCAAAGTGAGATATCGCACTACTGTTAGCCATAGCTGCACTTTCTAAATCCATACCTGCGAAGTATAATAATGTGAATCCACCGAATACTGCAACAAGTTGCCAACCAATCGAGAATAGTATCAATCCCATAATTTCTTTTCTTTCGACACCATTTGCACTTCTTAAAGTACGGAGTGCCCAATAAGTTAAGGCAATTCCTAGTGCAACAACAATTAAAGCCGGTACTAATAAGAATCCTTTTAATCCCATTTCAACAGATCTTGTAACACTAATCGCTAGGATAGTGAATACAAATAAATGTCCAAAGAATGGAATGTTAATCATAATCGGAGCTCTTTCTTTTGCTACTTCTCCGATATCTCCTGCGGTACATGCACCAGTAAGTCCACTATGTGATAAACTACCAGCCATACCTGGAGCTAAAATATCAACATCATTTGATTTACCCACAAATACTAATAAAGATATACCAACAAACATCCAGAATAATTGTCCAAAGAATCCATAAGACATTACTTGTAACATTCCGTCTAATTGGAAGGCATCTAATAATCTAGTACCACCAGTTATAAATACCCCAGCCAATACAATTGGAATACCACCAAATAATAATGCTCTCATTGTTGGACCAGGTCGCCAATCACTAAAGACCATACCTAGTGTACTAGAAATAATCATTGCAAAGAAAATTTGCGGTAATGCTATTAAAGGATTAATTACTGCTGAGATTAATAATCCTCCTAATAGGATAGCTAAAATAATTATGATTTCCATTACACCTCTACCAAGGTAAACTCTTTTGTTCGCAATTTTTGCTTTACTATCAATCAAAATAATAGCAACTGCTACTCCAAAGAACGCTAATAAAGGATAAAAATCATCCAGAGATGTTTCTTTATAAGTTAGTAAATCTCCCCAGCCAATTGAATTAAACATATTGTCTAACCCCATATAGGCAATACGATATAGTGAGATAATTCCAATTAGAATAAAGAATGCTCTTGTTAAGAAAATCAATTGTGTTCCCTTAGTACCTAAGATAACTTCTTCTTCGTTTAGAACAACGTCATCTTCTTTAGGTGTTTTTGGTTTCCAAAACGTATTTCTTAGTTTCTGTCCCCCTACAAAAAATGTTGCAATAAGTGCAATTATGGTTGTTCCCCCAGTTAAACCAACAACTGGAAATTCAGTTAATCCCGCTGTTGCAAGACCACTCATTTCTAAAACCATTCCTAATGCTAATCCAAAGACAACAATAATTAATATTGGTGAATATTTAGATCCAGCAACTGCACTACGTGCAATCAACACTACAACTAGTAACATTGCGAGTGTTAAAACTAAATGCGTGAAAATTTCAAAAAGTTCCATTTTAACCTCCAAATATTTTTTATATAAAAAAGGGGTGTCGTTACCGGCACCCCTTATATATCCTTAGGTTGTATTTTTCGTGTGAGTAATCATATATTAAAAGCTAGGGCTACATATTATAAATCGAATCGAAATTTTGAAACTATAAGTGAGTCCTTTTAATAATTATATCATCAAAATTTAATCTTGTCACTTTTTATAATAGTTGCAATTTATTGTTTTATTTCGTCTGGAAATAGTTTTTTAGTGAGCCGTACATTCCACGCTGCAACTTGAACTTGAATTGTATAAGCAATTGCAATTAGCAAAGCGGTTATTCCCGCTTCTGGAAAAGTTGTTAATGCTATTGCTAGAGATAAAGATAAACTTCTAATTAGCGTTCCATTTACTAAAGCAATCCCATTATTTCTATTAAAGAATAAGCGTCCTGTCCCAACACTTATTATAAAGAATAAAGCATATAGAATTAATAAAGGAATTATCATATCGATAAGGATACTTGGATTATTGACAATTTTTTCTGCTTTTAAAGAAATTGCCACAAAGATTATTAATACTACTCCAAGAGTAGAGAATAGAGGGAATTTTGGTTTTATGTATGTATGAAACTTAATTGCTGTATATTTCTTAATTAAAACTCTTTGTGTAATGAATGCTAAAATAGTTGGCAAAATCACTACCACTAATATTTGCGTAAATATTTTCATAAATGGAACTGTTATTGCTTCTCCTAAAAATAAAGTAATATATATAGGTGATAGTAATGCTCCAAGTAACAAACCAAAGATTACCATTTTAATCGCAGCATTGATATTCCCTTTTGCCATAGCTGTCCAACTTATCGTCATCCCAGACGTAGGTAATAAAGCTATTAGTAATAAACCTAATCTTAAATACTCATTATCGCTAAAGAATATTAGTCCTAATCCATATGCGATTAATGGAAATACAATAAAATTAATTATTTGTGTTACTATTTGAAGTTTAAAATTCCATTTCTCAAAAATAGTTTCTAACTTCAGAGTAACCATCATCGGATACACTAGTAAAAATGTTAATGGTAAAATGGTTTTTGCTAGAAAACTAAGATCAAAATAGTATCCTAGTATAATTCCTAATGCCATAGA
Coding sequences within it:
- a CDS encoding Sodium Bile acid symporter family protein, which codes for MIKILTLIKKKLIISVLISMALGIILGYYFDLSFLAKTILPLTFLLVYPMMVTLKLETIFEKWNFKLQIVTQIINFIVFPLIAYGLGLIFFSDNEYLRLGLLLIALLPTSGMTISWTAMAKGNINAAIKMVIFGLLLGALLSPIYITLFLGEAITVPFMKIFTQILVVVILPTILAFITQRVLIKKYTAIKFHTYIKPKFPLFSTLGVVLIIFVAISLKAEKIVNNPSILIDMIIPLLILYALFFIISVGTGRLFFNRNNGIALVNGTLIRSLSLSLAIALTTFPEAGITALLIAIAYTIQVQVAAWNVRLTKKLFPDEIKQ
- the pfkA1 gene encoding 6-phosphofructokinase 1, which produces MNKKIRKIGIITGGGDCSGLNAVINGITKAAVNKYGLEVVGFTRGYSGLYKNDYRPLGLRSVSGIMHEGGTILKSSNKDNLFNLPFEQPDGSVIYKDVSDEAVKNLKYLGVDALIVIGGDGTLTSARDFSRKGIPVIGVPKTIDNDLPSTDVTFGYNTSLETITDALDKIHTTAFSHDRVMVVEVMGRNSGWLALEGGLAGSADVILIPEIPYDLTSVVEKIRQRDAFGRNFSIVVVSEGAKPKDGKQHIREIIKDSADSIRLGGIGQVITDQLQELVPEHEVRHTNLAYIQRGGVTSQFDRALGLLFGVNAVDLLMSGGSGRMVQLRGRKITSVPLEEVVGSGEVGETSRGGGKTVDPEGQYVQAAKAIGICFGDSSNLDE
- the def gene encoding Peptide deformylase; translation: MLLMKDVIREGHPTLAKRSSLVDIPLDDETKQTLKDMMEFLENSQDDKKSEELGLRPGVGLAAPQINIPKQMIAVMTTDETGEKFYKLLLVNPKIVSHSEAKTYIPGGEGCLSVDREVEGVVPRHKKIRVRAHHYLPETDELRKIELRVSNYVGVVLQHEIDHLNGILFTDKIVPDLNDIEPIVFPLEELEE
- the rsuA gene encoding Ribosomal small subunit pseudouridine synthase A; this encodes MRLDKLLVNMKYGSRKEMKAVCKNKQVTVNDEVIKDSSINIDPVNDKITIFGEEVIYKENILLMLHKPQGYVSANKDGLHETVFDLLEEPYTRLKLNIAGRLDIDTEGLLLLTDNGDLLHDLISPNKNIYKTYLVRTDQKFNPDSLLKEFEILDGKNNPYTPSKPFIEKINDFEFYISIKEGKYHQVKRMVEHFRREVIYLKRVAYGDISLGDLEIGKYREI
- the nifS gene encoding Cysteine desulfurase, producing the protein MEVYLDNASTTGVSKEVYTAMKPYLKSEFGNPSSLHSKGIKVRKIINGAHKQVASLLNCNKNEIYFTSCGTESINWALKGLAFGNKTKGEIITTKIEHHATLHTVEFLEELGYIIHYLDVDKQGFINLDQLRSLVNDNTLVVSIILANNEIGTIQNITEISEICEEARTYLHLDAVQALTHIPINLKELKVDLMSISGHKFHAPKGVGILYVKEGTHITNLIHGGQQENSLRSGTENVPYIIGIAKALEVGIDKYKEYEERLNKYTKYFLSELDKANVNYILNGPKIGRHRLPGNLNLSFKEFDGSDITYYLNKANIYVSTGSACDSTSIEPSHVLKAICVPNDYINASIRFSIGEYTTKEEVNYCVSTLIGILNDLK
- a CDS encoding Cytochrome C biogenesis protein transmembrane region, whose amino-acid sequence is MKKTWYLLLTILLTLTLMIAPVKVQSASKEVVYFKERTCLVCIDLEETGYIQQMIDSGINVTIYDLMSDDKIDEYSYTDNDDNLVEVTALDVFAAFNEEYEREAGGVPVIFVSDTYFEDPDIKGAIDDNSIFDLSDNPLLEVTVEEGQAFGDLSGIVGFFIVLGAGLLDGFNPCAIALLLLFIGLLVGAKDKKVLLMVSITYIGALFLSYFLIGTFFLEVLERYTTQIELIGTIINWFVIILCFVLFSLNFYDFIQARNEKYGKIKNQLPKFVQKYNKKIVKAFTRVINNEDSKGGLIGVLGITFLLGITLSVTELVCTGQIYFGILYGIHSVGSGYAYILLLFYNIMFVLPLIIIAVVAIRLKSVVTISNWIREHLSIIKLVTAIFFLGIFIFFLIRLF